The following proteins are co-located in the Aurantiacibacter atlanticus genome:
- a CDS encoding YHS domain-containing protein, which produces MRLVRTRDENLRMEVTDPVCGGRIPLEIVRAHEEFAGWSYFFCSAECAKCFRENPDAYVGDRPGGPPSVDAGR; this is translated from the coding sequence ATGCGTCTGGTGCGAACACGGGACGAAAACCTGAGGATGGAGGTAACCGATCCCGTTTGCGGCGGCCGCATTCCCCTTGAGATCGTCCGAGCTCATGAAGAGTTCGCAGGATGGTCCTACTTCTTCTGCTCGGCCGAATGCGCGAAATGCTTCCGGGAAAACCCCGATGCCTATGTTGGGGATCGACCCGGCGGCCCGCCTTCAGTCGATGCAGGTCGCTGA
- a CDS encoding NAD(P)/FAD-dependent oxidoreductase — protein sequence MDIDVTVVGAGPAGLSAAIVLARAGRKVAVHEWHARAGSRFHGDFQGLENWSSDEDVLAELQAWGITPDFLAYPVQDGIGFDAAGGRHAMTSDRPLFYLVERGGGPQSLEQGLLRQASDLGVEVHFNSRIDKTSGTAILAAGPRRADIIASGYIFDTDHENGAYIAFDDRLAPRGYAYLLVHEGRGTMASCLFSGFKQQRHYVNLTAAFFQQKTGIVMRNKRSFGGFGNLRLPRRAVQGHHPVVGEQAGFQDAMAGFGLRFSIASGVLAAHSILEEGDYEDLWRQQLLPRMKTGIVNRFLFNGIGSRGRHWVTRKLMQSNTSGRLHKLYSPSAPHTALFPLARQRFRASLRDPSCDHRDCTCVWCEHGTKT from the coding sequence ATGGATATCGATGTCACGGTGGTGGGCGCCGGGCCTGCGGGTCTATCGGCAGCGATCGTGCTTGCCAGGGCTGGACGGAAGGTTGCGGTTCACGAATGGCATGCCCGTGCCGGCTCGCGCTTTCACGGCGACTTCCAGGGTCTTGAGAACTGGAGCAGCGACGAAGATGTGCTCGCCGAGCTGCAAGCCTGGGGGATCACCCCTGATTTCCTGGCGTATCCAGTGCAAGATGGAATTGGCTTCGATGCAGCCGGAGGACGGCATGCGATGACCTCGGACAGACCGCTTTTTTACCTTGTCGAACGCGGTGGCGGGCCGCAAAGTCTCGAGCAGGGATTGCTTCGGCAAGCCAGCGATCTTGGCGTTGAAGTCCATTTCAACAGCAGGATCGACAAGACCTCTGGCACGGCAATTCTTGCTGCAGGCCCGCGCCGCGCGGATATTATCGCGTCGGGATATATTTTCGATACCGACCATGAAAACGGAGCTTATATCGCGTTCGACGACCGTCTGGCGCCGCGCGGCTACGCCTATCTGCTTGTCCACGAAGGGCGCGGAACGATGGCGAGTTGCCTCTTTTCGGGCTTCAAGCAACAGCGGCATTACGTCAATCTCACAGCGGCATTCTTCCAGCAAAAGACGGGGATTGTCATGCGCAACAAGCGATCATTCGGCGGATTTGGCAATTTGCGCTTGCCGCGCCGCGCAGTTCAGGGACACCATCCGGTGGTCGGCGAACAGGCCGGATTCCAGGACGCCATGGCCGGCTTTGGCCTGCGCTTTTCGATCGCCTCGGGCGTGCTTGCCGCCCACAGCATTCTTGAAGAAGGCGACTATGAAGACTTGTGGCGGCAGCAGCTCTTGCCGAGGATGAAGACAGGTATCGTCAACCGCTTTCTGTTCAACGGTATCGGGTCCCGAGGGCGCCACTGGGTGACAAGAAAGCTGATGCAATCCAACACCTCCGGCAGGCTTCACAAGCTCTATTCTCCATCGGCGCCCCACACAGCGCTTTTCCCGCTGGCAAGACAACGGTTTCGCGCCAGCCTGCGCGATCCAAGCTGTGACCATCGGGATTGCACATGCGTCTGGTGCGAACACGGGACGAAAACCTGA